Proteins found in one Allorhizobium pseudoryzae genomic segment:
- a CDS encoding type II toxin-antitoxin system HicA family toxin: protein MERDSRKIIQSLKDEGFELVAVRGSHHKFRKEGHTVVVPHPKKDLPVGTARAIAKQTGWIE from the coding sequence ATGGAGCGGGACAGCCGAAAGATCATCCAGAGCCTCAAGGACGAAGGCTTCGAACTGGTGGCGGTGCGAGGTTCGCACCACAAGTTCCGCAAGGAGGGGCACACCGTCGTCGTCCCCCATCCGAAGAAGGATTTGCCCGTGGGCACAGCCCGCGCCATTGCCAAACAGACCGGCTGGATCGAGTAG
- the cysG gene encoding siroheme synthase CysG: MEALQPLQNDKRRSTPARMEPLAKLPVFFGLEGKRVVLAGGSDGAAWKAELLVACGATVHVYCPTEELGEVMRGLIAEHRVEANEDQPLIPLPGPSPRTRGEGEFRTVSAPDNVASGTSPLPASGERARVRGEATIIHHNRPWSIDIFDTAAMALADCETGEEAKAFYCAARAAGVPVNVIDKPAFCQFQFGSIVNRSPVVIAISTDGAAPILAQAIRRRIETLLPPTLKAWAGIAQSIREAINERLKPGTERRNFWEGFVDRVFRETPTETTADDLIAAADKIAEPTEAPTGRVTLVGAGPGDAELLTLKAVRALQAADVILFDDLVSADVLELARREAKRMLVGKRGGRESCKQEDINATMIALAKAGKRVVRLKSGDPMIFGRAGEEIESLEREGIPVEIVPGVTAAIAMASRLGVSLTHRDHAQSVRFVTGHSRKGELPSDLDWSKLADASVTTVFYMGGRTAGAITEKMITHGMSPQTPAVIVSSIAREEERRWAGPLIDMPAAMADIGYENPVLIGIGDAFIKAQRAQVPQGSDTAAKERASA; encoded by the coding sequence ATGGAAGCCTTGCAGCCGCTGCAGAATGACAAGCGCCGCTCGACGCCGGCCCGCATGGAGCCGCTGGCGAAACTGCCGGTCTTCTTTGGGCTGGAGGGCAAGCGCGTCGTGTTGGCCGGCGGTTCCGATGGCGCCGCCTGGAAGGCCGAGCTTCTCGTTGCCTGCGGCGCGACCGTGCATGTCTACTGTCCCACCGAGGAACTCGGCGAGGTCATGCGCGGCCTGATCGCCGAGCACCGCGTCGAAGCCAACGAAGACCAGCCCCTCATCCCCCTGCCGGGACCTTCTCCCCGCACGCGGGGAGAAGGAGAGTTCCGCACTGTTTCCGCCCCTGACAACGTAGCATCGGGCACCTCCCCTCTCCCCGCAAGCGGGGAGAGGGCTAGGGTGAGGGGCGAGGCTACCATCATTCATCACAACCGCCCCTGGTCCATCGACATCTTCGACACTGCCGCCATGGCGCTCGCCGACTGCGAAACAGGTGAGGAGGCAAAAGCCTTCTACTGCGCGGCCAGGGCGGCGGGCGTGCCGGTCAATGTCATCGACAAGCCGGCCTTCTGCCAGTTCCAGTTCGGCTCCATCGTCAATCGGTCGCCGGTGGTGATCGCCATCTCGACGGATGGCGCAGCCCCCATTCTGGCGCAGGCGATCCGCCGGCGCATCGAAACCCTGCTGCCACCAACGCTAAAGGCCTGGGCCGGCATTGCGCAATCGATCCGCGAAGCGATCAACGAACGCCTGAAGCCGGGCACTGAGCGCCGCAACTTCTGGGAAGGCTTTGTCGATCGCGTGTTCCGCGAGACGCCGACGGAGACGACGGCCGACGATCTGATCGCTGCGGCCGACAAGATCGCCGAGCCCACCGAAGCCCCGACCGGGCGTGTGACGCTGGTCGGTGCCGGACCGGGTGATGCGGAGCTCCTGACGCTGAAAGCGGTGCGTGCGCTGCAGGCGGCCGATGTCATTCTTTTTGACGATCTCGTGTCCGCCGACGTGCTGGAACTGGCACGCCGCGAGGCAAAACGCATGCTGGTCGGCAAACGCGGTGGCCGTGAAAGCTGCAAGCAGGAAGACATCAACGCCACGATGATCGCGCTTGCCAAGGCCGGCAAGCGGGTCGTACGGCTGAAATCCGGCGATCCGATGATTTTCGGTCGCGCCGGCGAGGAAATCGAAAGCCTGGAACGCGAGGGCATTCCGGTCGAGATCGTGCCGGGCGTCACCGCGGCCATTGCCATGGCCTCACGGCTTGGCGTGTCGCTGACCCATCGCGACCATGCGCAATCGGTCCGCTTTGTCACCGGTCATTCGCGCAAGGGCGAACTGCCGTCGGATCTCGACTGGTCGAAGCTGGCGGATGCCAGCGTCACTACCGTCTTTTACATGGGAGGCCGCACCGCCGGCGCCATTACCGAGAAAATGATCACTCACGGCATGAGCCCGCAAACACCGGCAGTCATCGTCAGTTCGATCGCCCGCGAGGAAGAACGCCGCTGGGCGGGACCCCTCATCGACATGCCGGCAGCCATGGCCGATATCGGCTATGAAAACCCGGTGCTGATCGGCATTGGCGATGCCTTCATCAAGGCACAGCGCGCGCAGGTCCCGCAGGGATCGGACACGGCTGCCAAGGAACGGGCAAGCGCTTAA
- the nirD gene encoding nitrite reductase small subunit NirD has translation MNWTDIGHIDDIPLRGARCVKTPGLTIAVFRTSENEVFAIENRCPHKRGPLSEGIVHGTSVTCPLHNWVISLENGRAQGADEGEVQTFEIRNDNGALSILLKTPMMVAAE, from the coding sequence ATGAACTGGACTGACATCGGCCACATCGACGACATTCCGCTGCGCGGCGCCCGTTGCGTGAAGACGCCCGGCCTCACCATCGCCGTCTTCCGCACCAGCGAGAACGAGGTTTTTGCCATCGAAAACCGCTGCCCGCATAAGAGAGGCCCGCTGTCGGAAGGCATCGTGCATGGCACATCCGTCACCTGCCCGTTGCACAACTGGGTGATTTCGCTGGAAAATGGCAGAGCGCAAGGGGCGGATGAGGGCGAAGTGCAGACCTTCGAGATCCGCAACGACAACGGCGCGCTGTCGATCCTGCTGAAAACCCCGATGATGGTGGCGGCGGAATGA
- a CDS encoding type II toxin-antitoxin system HicB family antitoxin, translated as MRHYIALVHRDADSAFGVSFPDVPGVFSAADAEEDIIANAIEALRLWAEDETLPQPSAIERVIERDDIRAELATGAFLVRVPLIEDDSRVVRANVTFEAGTLKAIDAEAARRGLTRSAFLASCARKEIEAVG; from the coding sequence ATGCGCCATTACATCGCCCTCGTGCACAGGGATGCCGACAGTGCCTTCGGCGTCAGTTTTCCGGATGTGCCAGGCGTCTTTTCGGCGGCGGATGCGGAGGAAGACATCATCGCCAATGCCATCGAGGCGTTGCGGCTCTGGGCGGAGGATGAAACGCTGCCGCAACCCTCCGCCATCGAACGCGTCATCGAACGTGACGATATCCGGGCGGAACTTGCCACTGGTGCCTTCCTGGTGCGGGTTCCCCTGATCGAGGATGACAGCCGTGTCGTGCGTGCCAACGTGACCTTTGAAGCCGGGACGCTGAAGGCCATTGATGCGGAAGCCGCCCGTCGCGGGCTGACGCGGTCGGCCTTTCTCGCCAGCTGTGCGCGCAAGGAAATCGAAGCGGTCGGATAG
- a CDS encoding nitrate reductase, producing MPVETRTTCPYCGVGCGVIAKVDEKGDVSVRGDPDHPANFGRLCSKGSALAETLDLDGRLLHPQVDGEAVDWDMALDLVALRFSQTIAEYGPDSVAFYVSGQILTEDYYVANKLMKGFIGSANIDTNSRLCMSSSVAGHRRAFGADTVPGTYADIERADLVILTGSNLAWCHPVIYQRLAAAKQARPQMKVVVIDPRRTMTCDIADLHLAIRPDGDVALFMGLLAHLVKAGRIDQNYIGAHTLGFAEAFEKAAALSLADLIEATGLPAMQIRDFFRLFETTDKVVTCYSQGVNQSQSGTDKVNAIINCHLATGRIGRPGMGPFSLTGQPNAMGGREVGGLANMLAAHMALENAEDRDRVQRFWGAPTIADKPGLKAVDMFRAVADGRIKAIWIMATNPVVSLPEADLVRAALAACPFVVVSDIMEKTDTTAFAHVLLPSLGWGEKDGTVTNSERRISRQRAFLNAPGAARPDWRQLADVARRMGFGEAFGWTSAAEIFAEHAALSTFENHGSRDFDIGGLASLDAAAYDDLAPVQWPQPLGTPRTETRFFADGRFYHADGKARFIAVAAPKQQEGGETFTLNTGRVRDHWHTMTRTGKSARLSGHIAEPFVEIHPADAQALGIRAADLVEVESRHGKVLLRALLSPRQVRGSLFGPIHWNDQFASSARIGRVIEAVTDPYSGQPASKMARVTARPFRAAWYGFAVSIEKPLGLDTDYWALAKAKGGWRLEMARTDEVADWTAWCRKTFQIGPDVEPILYQDDAKGTQRLAFSKNLRLLAVLFLAKEPVEVARSYVVSQLCDPPNAAVLPAALLAGRAGAGSPDKGAIICSCMNVGIVEILGAIRSGCASVEAIGRATQAGTNCGSCRAEIREIMHGSLAAAAE from the coding sequence ATGCCCGTTGAAACCCGCACCACCTGTCCCTACTGCGGCGTTGGCTGTGGTGTCATCGCCAAAGTCGATGAGAAGGGCGATGTCAGCGTCCGCGGCGACCCGGATCACCCGGCCAATTTCGGCAGGCTGTGCTCGAAAGGCTCGGCGCTGGCCGAAACGCTGGACCTGGACGGACGGCTGCTCCACCCGCAGGTCGATGGCGAGGCAGTCGATTGGGATATGGCGCTCGATCTCGTCGCACTCCGCTTTTCGCAGACGATTGCCGAATACGGGCCGGATTCGGTGGCCTTCTACGTCTCCGGCCAGATCCTGACCGAAGACTATTACGTCGCCAACAAGCTGATGAAGGGTTTTATCGGCTCCGCCAATATCGATACGAATTCCAGGCTGTGCATGTCCTCCTCCGTCGCCGGCCATCGCCGCGCCTTCGGGGCCGATACGGTGCCGGGCACCTATGCGGATATCGAACGCGCGGACCTCGTGATCCTCACCGGCTCCAACCTCGCATGGTGCCATCCAGTCATCTACCAGCGTCTGGCTGCGGCCAAGCAGGCACGCCCGCAGATGAAGGTGGTGGTGATCGACCCGCGCCGCACCATGACCTGCGACATCGCCGATCTGCATCTGGCGATCCGCCCCGATGGCGATGTGGCGCTGTTCATGGGATTGCTGGCGCATCTGGTGAAGGCGGGCCGCATCGATCAAAATTATATCGGCGCGCATACGCTGGGCTTTGCGGAAGCCTTCGAGAAGGCCGCCGCCCTGTCGCTCGCCGATCTCATCGAAGCGACGGGCCTGCCCGCCATGCAGATCCGCGATTTCTTCCGGCTGTTCGAGACCACGGACAAGGTCGTCACCTGCTACAGCCAGGGCGTCAACCAGTCGCAAAGCGGCACCGATAAGGTGAACGCCATCATCAACTGTCATCTGGCGACGGGCCGCATCGGACGCCCGGGCATGGGGCCGTTCTCGCTGACCGGCCAGCCGAACGCCATGGGCGGACGCGAAGTGGGCGGTCTTGCCAATATGCTGGCCGCGCATATGGCACTGGAAAATGCCGAGGATCGCGATCGCGTCCAGCGCTTCTGGGGCGCTCCGACCATTGCGGACAAGCCCGGCCTGAAGGCCGTCGACATGTTCCGCGCGGTGGCGGACGGGCGCATCAAGGCCATCTGGATCATGGCGACCAATCCCGTCGTCTCGCTGCCGGAAGCCGATCTGGTACGCGCGGCACTCGCCGCCTGCCCCTTCGTCGTCGTCTCCGACATCATGGAGAAGACCGACACCACCGCCTTCGCCCATGTGCTCCTGCCCTCGCTCGGCTGGGGGGAGAAGGATGGCACCGTCACCAATTCCGAGCGCCGCATCTCCCGCCAGCGCGCTTTCCTCAATGCCCCCGGCGCGGCGAGGCCCGACTGGCGGCAGTTGGCGGACGTCGCCCGGCGCATGGGGTTTGGCGAGGCCTTCGGCTGGACGTCCGCAGCGGAGATCTTTGCCGAGCATGCTGCCCTGTCCACCTTCGAAAATCACGGGAGCCGCGACTTCGATATCGGCGGCCTCGCAAGCCTCGACGCTGCGGCCTATGACGACCTTGCACCAGTGCAGTGGCCGCAGCCACTCGGCACGCCACGAACGGAAACACGCTTCTTCGCCGATGGCCGCTTCTATCATGCGGATGGCAAGGCGCGTTTCATCGCCGTTGCTGCGCCGAAGCAGCAGGAAGGCGGAGAGACCTTCACGCTGAACACCGGCCGCGTGCGCGACCACTGGCACACGATGACGCGCACGGGAAAGAGTGCCCGCCTTTCCGGCCATATCGCCGAGCCCTTTGTCGAGATCCATCCGGCGGATGCGCAGGCGCTCGGTATCCGCGCGGCCGATCTGGTCGAGGTTGAAAGCCGGCACGGCAAGGTCCTGCTGCGGGCGCTGCTCAGCCCCCGCCAGGTGCGCGGCAGCCTGTTTGGGCCGATCCACTGGAACGATCAGTTCGCCTCCAGCGCCCGCATCGGGCGAGTGATCGAGGCGGTCACCGACCCCTACTCCGGACAGCCCGCCTCGAAGATGGCGCGGGTCACCGCCCGCCCCTTCCGCGCGGCCTGGTACGGTTTTGCCGTCTCGATCGAAAAACCGCTGGGTCTCGACACGGATTACTGGGCGCTCGCCAAGGCCAAGGGCGGCTGGCGGCTGGAAATGGCCCGCACGGACGAGGTTGCAGACTGGACCGCCTGGTGCCGGAAGACCTTCCAGATCGGCCCGGATGTGGAGCCGATCCTTTACCAGGACGATGCAAAAGGCACCCAACGACTGGCATTTTCCAAGAACCTCCGGCTTTTGGCAGTTTTGTTTCTTGCGAAAGAGCCGGTGGAAGTGGCACGGAGTTACGTGGTTTCGCAACTCTGTGACCCGCCGAACGCCGCCGTTTTGCCGGCAGCACTGCTGGCGGGACGCGCAGGCGCCGGAAGCCCGGACAAGGGTGCCATCATCTGCTCCTGCATGAATGTCGGCATCGTCGAGATCCTCGGTGCCATCCGCAGCGGATGCGCCAGCGTCGAGGCAATCGGCCGGGCAACACAGGCGGGAACCAATTGCGGCTCATGCCGCGCCGAGATCAGGGAGATCATGCATGGAAGCCTTGCAGCCGCTGCAGAATGA